A genomic stretch from Gorilla gorilla gorilla isolate KB3781 chromosome 20, NHGRI_mGorGor1-v2.1_pri, whole genome shotgun sequence includes:
- the CHST8 gene encoding carbohydrate sulfotransferase 8, with amino-acid sequence MTPRPGTMRLACMFSSVLLFGAAGLLLFISLQDPTELAPQQVPGIKFNIRPRQPHHDLPPGGSQDGDLKEPTERVTRDLSSGAPRGRNLPAPDQPQTPLQRGTRLRLRQRRRRLLIKKMPAAATIPANSSDAPFIRPGPGTRDGRWVSLHRSQQERKRVMQEACAKYRASSSRRAVTPRHVSRIFVEDRHRVLYCEVPKAGCSNWKRVLMVLAGLASSTADIQHNTVHYGSALKRLDTFDRQGILHRLSTYTKMLFVREPFERLVSAFRDKFEHPNSYYHPVFGKAILARYRANASREALRTGSGVRFPEFVQYLLDVHRPVGMDIHWDHVSRLCSPCLIDYDFVGKFESMEDDANFFLSLIRAPRNLTFPRFKDRHSQEARTTARIAHQYFAQLSALQRQRTYDFYYMDYLMFNYSKPFADLY; translated from the exons GAATAAAGTTCAACATCAGGCCAAGGCAGCCCCACCAC GACCTCCCACCAGGCGGCTCCCAGGATGGTGACTTGAAGGAACCCACAGAGAGGGTCACTCGGGACTTATCCAGTGGGGCCCCGAGGGGTCGCAACCTGCCAGCGCCTGACCAGCCTCAAACCCCGCTGCAGAGGGGGACCCGTCTGCGGCTCCGCCAGCGCCGTCGCCGTCTGCTCATCAAGAAAATGCCAGCTGCGGCGACCATCCCAGCCAACAGCTCGGACGCGCCCTTCATCCGGCCGGGACCCGGGACACGGGATGGCCGCTGGGTCAGCCTGCACCGGAGCCAGCAGGAGCGCAAGCGGGTGATGCAGGAGGCCTGCGCCAAGTACCGGGCGAGCAGCAGCCGCCGGGCCGTCACGCCCCGCCACGTGTCCCGTATCTTCGTGGAGGACCGCCACCGCGTGCTCTACTGCGAGGTGCCCAAGGCCGGCTGCTCCAATTGGAAGCGGGTGCTCATGGTGCTGGCCGGCCTGGCCTCGTCCACTGCCGACATCCAGCACAACACCGTCCACTATGGCAGCGCTCTCAAGCGCCTGGACACCTTCGACCGCCAGGGTATCTTGCACCGTCTCAGCACCTACACCAAGATGCTCTTTGTCCGCGAGCCCTTCGAGAGGCTGGTGTCCGCCTTCCGCGACAAGTTTGAGCACCCCAACAGCTACTATCACCCGGTCTTCGGCAAGGCCATCCTGGCCCGGTACCGCGCCAATGCCTCTCGGGAGGCCCTGCGGACCGGCTCTGGAGTGCGTTTTCCCGAGTTCGTCCAGTACCTGCTGGACGTGCACCGGCCCGTGGGGATGGACATTCACTGGGACCATGTCAGCCGactctgcagcccctgcctcatCGACTACGATTTCGTAGGCAAGTTCGAGAGCATGGAGGACGATGCCAACTTCTTCCTGAGCCTCATCCGCGCGCCGCGGAACCTGACCTTCCCCCGGTTCAAGGACCGGCACTCGCAGGAGGCGCGGACCACAGCGAGGATCGCCCACCAGTACTTCGCCCAACTCTCGGCCCTGCAACGGCAGCGCACCTACGACTTCTACTACATGGATTACCTGATGTTCAACTATTCCAAGCCCTTTGCAGATCTGTACTGA